In the Archocentrus centrarchus isolate MPI-CPG fArcCen1 chromosome 11, fArcCen1, whole genome shotgun sequence genome, attaaatgcaattgAAAGCAGTTTCACAGCACCCTTGTAAGACAGGGCACCTGCTCACAATacttcagctgcttttcacATGTACTCCAGACAGTGACAGGAGAATTAAGTTGCAGCATTGCCCAAAGTTGCCGTTTACATGTAGCAGACACCAGGAGATGGATTCCCTTAGGTGTGGTCTCACTACTGGAAATAGATTGGTTTAGGGTGCTGCCTGGATAGAGTTAAGCAGTTACCTGTGCTATACATACCAACTACAGGAGAGTAAGCTATTAAAGCAGTGACACCTATTGCAGCGTGTTATTAAGAACAAAGACGAATAAACCTGAAGAAAAAGTATTTATACTTTTACTTTTCCGTGTCAGCAGTGTTTCATGTACTTACAGCAAAGACTTGACCGGCATATGCAATCACTCCTAATCCACTGCGGGGGCTGTTCATTGACTGGATCATCGTCCACTGGTTGGTCTCAGCGTTGTAAAATTCAGCCGTGGCCAGGGGCCCGTGTCTATTCCACCCGCCGCAAATGtaaatctgaaaagaaaaaaaaagggggggtattgttgttgttgttatttgaaAGGCCAATAGCAAActgatttcatatttttatacacaaatttCTGGACtcatttcattttgaataaaGAGTTTGTGCAAACTGGTGGATTGACTATTACAGAAACAGTAAAACATGATTTTAGTAATTAcagtactgttaatttaggacAACTGACATAAACTTTATATCATATGCTTGCTGACAGATTTGTAGGTCTGTGTGAATTTCTCACCCGGTTGTTAAGTGTTGTGCAGCTGGCTTCGCGCCTCTGTTCATGCATTGGTGCAATAAGAGTCCACTGGTTGGTTTCGGGTTGATAGCGCTCTGCAGTGTTGAGGTGTCGTTTTCCATCATGGCCCCCCATGGCATAGATGCACCCATTCagcacagtcacacttacaTAGTAGCGGACCTCGTGCATTGCTCCCAGCTCATCCCAGGTGCGAGTGGTCAGGTCAAATCTACGCGCCGTGCAGTAATACTCTTTGGAGAACTCATTGCAGCAGCCACCAATTTGGTAGACATACCCATTGAGGAAGGCAGCTCCATGGAAGGCACGATGATACTGGCGGTCATTCCTTACGCTGAGCCAGGAGTCAGCCCGGTAATCATAGGCCTCAATGACATGAGTTCGATCGTTACTCGAGCCCCCGATGGCGAGCAGGATAGAATAAGGCAGGCGAGGACGAGCAAGTGGGTGATAGAAGCCAGACTCACCGGGTCTGCTGGATCTAATAGGTATGGCTCCAGTGGCCTCATCAACCATGGATCGGCATTCAGAATTGCTGCTCACCAGCTCATTAGACAGCACATTTTGCCTTAGGTACTTTACAGTCATCAGTCTCAGACGAACCTACACATAGAatacaaaatatgacttagtAACACTTAATTTTAAGTACCTTATGCTTCAGCAAACTCAAATCTCTTTCGCATGTTTGAGACTATACATGAAAAGCCTAAAAAGCTGTCATCATGACAACTGATACAGTATATGGACAAATGCACTAGCCCACCGATGCATTACACAtacaggagctgctcggccatggaaatcTATACCACAAAGCTCCTGACACA is a window encoding:
- the LOC115787636 gene encoding kelch-like protein 10 isoform X2, translating into MMELIIDFAYTGSVSVTEDNVRELLLAANRFNVMDLVKICCDFLGEQLCPVNCVGIWQLTTISFLPKLRAKAYQYILNHFEQVVAEEEFLNLTVEELTDILDTDHLDVQEDTVYEAVIKWIAHAPAEREQHISTLLPKVRLRLMTVKYLRQNVLSNELVSSNSECRSMVDEATGAIPIRSSRPGESGFYHPLARPRLPYSILLAIGGSSNDRTHVIEAYDYRADSWLSVRNDRQYHRAFHGAAFLNGYVYQIGGCCNEFSKEYYCTARRFDLTTRTWDELGAMHEVRYYVSVTVLNGCIYAMGGHDGKRHLNTAERYQPETNQWTLIAPMHEQRREASCTTLNNRIYICGGWNRHGPLATAEFYNAETNQWTMIQSMNSPRSGLGVIAYAGQVFAVGGSDGTNDLRIAEVYNTDTDMWNDVKPMLTPRSNFGIEVINNRIFVAGGERSLSNTSCVEYYDVLTGVWSAACPLRIPRRGLSCCVVSGLPNLADYTVPRNVLADEQDESAAQC